The proteins below come from a single Vicinamibacterales bacterium genomic window:
- the gpmI gene encoding 2,3-bisphosphoglycerate-independent phosphoglycerate mutase, which yields MDLRLEPLPGYHAFSGPVVLVIMDGVGLGRRDDSDGVFLANTPTLDELLREPLFVTLKAHGTAVGLPSDEDMGNSEVGHNALGAGRVFAQGARLVNDAIATGAIFGGAAWRSVVERGTSGGTVHFIGLLSDGNVHSHIGHLFALLDRCAQDGVTRVRIHPLLDGRDVGERSALTYLGALEAHLATLNAAGGRDYRVASGGGRMVTTMDRYGANWSVVERGWKAHVLGIGRQFPSATEAVETYYREDPTSTDQYLDSFVIAENGKPIGTINDGDAVVCFNFRGDRAIEISRAFEEADFVEFDRVRAPKVFYAGIMQYDGDAQIPKQFLVEPPAIDGTVSQYLCAAGVTSYAISETQKFGHVTYFWNGNNSGYIDERLERYVEIASDRVRFDQRPWMKSAEITDATIDAVTSGRHKFIRLNYPNGDMVGHTGIVPAIRIAVETVDLGLQRLLPAIKAAGGILVVTADHGNADCMFTEKKGRREPMVAHTLNPVPLVVKDFSGANRLELTRVGSPGLSNVAATLLTLLGYRKPDAYDPSLIQLAG from the coding sequence ATGGACCTGCGACTCGAACCTCTGCCCGGCTACCATGCCTTCTCCGGTCCAGTCGTCCTTGTCATCATGGACGGCGTCGGCCTCGGCAGGCGCGACGACTCGGACGGCGTCTTCCTTGCGAACACGCCGACGCTCGATGAACTGCTCCGGGAGCCGCTGTTCGTGACACTCAAGGCGCACGGGACGGCCGTCGGCCTGCCGTCCGACGAGGACATGGGGAATTCCGAGGTCGGTCACAACGCGCTTGGCGCGGGGCGGGTGTTCGCCCAGGGTGCGCGGCTCGTCAACGACGCCATTGCGACCGGCGCGATCTTTGGTGGCGCGGCATGGCGGTCGGTCGTCGAGCGCGGGACGTCGGGCGGAACCGTGCACTTCATCGGGCTGCTCTCGGACGGCAACGTCCACAGCCACATCGGCCACCTCTTCGCGCTTCTCGATCGGTGTGCGCAGGACGGGGTGACTCGCGTCCGCATCCACCCTCTCCTCGACGGGCGCGACGTTGGTGAGCGCAGCGCCTTGACGTATCTCGGCGCGCTGGAGGCGCATCTCGCCACGCTGAACGCGGCGGGCGGTCGCGACTACCGGGTTGCGTCGGGTGGCGGGCGCATGGTCACGACGATGGATCGGTACGGCGCGAATTGGAGCGTCGTCGAGCGTGGGTGGAAGGCGCACGTGCTCGGGATCGGCCGGCAGTTTCCGTCGGCCACCGAGGCGGTGGAGACCTACTACCGGGAAGATCCGACGAGCACTGACCAGTACCTCGACAGCTTCGTGATCGCGGAGAACGGGAAGCCGATCGGCACCATCAACGATGGCGACGCCGTCGTTTGCTTCAATTTCCGCGGCGATCGGGCGATCGAGATCTCGCGGGCCTTCGAAGAGGCCGACTTCGTTGAGTTCGACCGCGTGCGCGCGCCGAAGGTGTTCTATGCCGGCATCATGCAGTACGACGGCGACGCGCAGATCCCGAAGCAGTTCCTCGTGGAGCCGCCGGCGATCGACGGCACGGTGTCGCAGTACCTGTGCGCCGCCGGGGTCACGTCGTATGCGATCTCGGAGACGCAGAAGTTCGGCCACGTGACGTACTTCTGGAACGGCAACAACTCGGGCTACATCGATGAGCGCCTCGAGAGGTACGTCGAAATTGCGTCGGACCGTGTGAGATTCGACCAGCGGCCGTGGATGAAGTCGGCGGAGATTACCGATGCGACGATCGACGCCGTGACGTCCGGGCGCCACAAGTTCATCAGGCTGAACTATCCGAACGGCGACATGGTGGGGCACACGGGTATCGTGCCGGCCATCCGCATCGCGGTGGAAACGGTGGACCTCGGCCTGCAGCGCCTGCTGCCGGCCATCAAGGCCGCCGGCGGCATCCTGGTGGTCACGGCCGACCACGGCAACGCGGACTGCATGTTCACCGAGAAGAAGGGACGGCGCGAGCCGATGGTCGCGCACACCCTCAACCCGGTGCCGTTGGTCGTCAAGGACTTTTCGGGCGCGAACCGCCTGGAATTGACACGGGTCGGCTCCCCGGGTCTCAGCAACGTGGCCGCGACCCTTTTGACGCTGCTCGGCTACCGCAAGCCCGACGCCTACGACCCGTCGCTGATCCAACTGGCTGGCTGA